The Novipirellula aureliae genome segment CTGCGACTCAGGACGTCGAATTACCGGCTTCGACGACCGAACATAATCAGGAAGAATTGACATCGGTACTGAAACGTTGGCGTCAAAAGTACTCCGCAGCACTCGGCATCCCTGCCTATCGTGTGTTAACCAACGCAACATTGATTCGAATTGCCGAAGCAGCTCCGCAAACGACAACCGAACTCGAAGCGATCCCTGGTGTCGGTACGGCGACGATCGAACAGTTTGGCTACGACTTAACCGAGCTCGTCAAATCGTTCTTGCGTGAGTCGGGAGAGGAGACGCCCATCGAACTCGAACCCGTTCTGACGCCAACGCCAACTCTGGAACCGGATCCGGATCCGGAACCAACGAAGGCGGCGAGGGCGCCCGAGCCTACGTTGCCAGTCGAGAAAACGGTTGCCGAGATTCCGGCAATCGACACACCAACGAGCGAAGCAGAACCGAACCAAGCGGAGTCCGCTTATTGGACGTGGCGACTCTTTCGCGATGGCTACACGATGAGCCAGATTGCCCTTATTCGTCGATGTCATCCAAAGCGGTTGAAGGAAGAGCTGAAAGTAGCGGCCGAAGCGGGGCATCCAATCGATGCGAAGTGGACGACGTAAGATTGACGTAAGATTGTCGCTCAGCTCTCCGCGTTTCGCTTGCATGTCAAGACAATCCGTATCGATTCGTAAGAAATCTCTCCGTTGAAAAACTCGTACATCGGCTTCATTTTGCCTTCCTCAAGCAGATGCAAATGGGAGAGGATTTTCGTTTTTGTCTGCTCATCGACCCAAGCGGACGAATCGGTGATTTTTTCGTTTTGTAGGAACGATTGTAGGTAGCCTGTGACCGTTGATTTGGCACGCCCCATCTTCTCGGCCACCTCTTCAATCGATGCCCCGGCGCGGAAGTGTTCGAACGATGCAAATGCATTCGGCCGGATGACTTCGCGTTTTTGTACGGGCTCTACTTTGACGACGGTCGACACATTTCGCTGCAGATTTGCGGTCGTACAATAGTCGTTGATTGCCTCTAAGAACGCGAGTCCGAAGTCTTCGAGTTTCTTTTCCCCGACGCCCTTGATCAATGCGACACGTTCGATTGAATCCGGTCGACAGCGGGCGAATTCTCGAAGCGTCGCATCGCCAAAGATGATATAGGCTGGCACATTTCGCTCGCTCGCCAAACGACTTCGTAGTTCTCTTAGTGCAGCAAACAATCCGCGATCAACGCCATCCCAAGAATCGACCGAAACCGAGCGACGTGGCGACGATTTCGATACTCCTGGAACGGTTAGTTTGGGATTTCCGTCGCGACGAATCAAACGCCGGCCTGATTCGGACAGGGATATCGTTTGGTATTCGCCCGTCTGCAACAGATAACCTTGCTGGATCAGTTGATCGATCCATAGACGTGCGGCAGCGACTCCTTCATCGGCCAACAAGCCAAACGTGCTGAGTTGGTCATGCCCAAGATCACGGATTCGCTTTTCATTCGATCCCGCCAACACTTTTGCGTTGTGTGCGATACCAAAACGCTCTTGTGTGCGGATCACGCCGGAAAGAATCTTTTGGCTCAATGTAATCGGGTCTTCGACCAATTCGACCTCTTCCAGACACACGTCGCATGCACCACAGTTGTCCGACGTGTAGGTTTGCCCGAAGTATTCGACGATCGCCTTGTGCCGACATACCGGGCTAGTGCACAGCGCATTCATTGCTTCAAGAGAACGAAGAGCGCCTGAGTTATCGTGTGCATTATCGCCTCCTTCCATGATCCTCTTCCAAGTGACCACATCGCCGCCCGAATAGATTAGCACGC includes the following:
- the recQ gene encoding DNA helicase RecQ, whose amino-acid sequence is MKMRPSSSSVPTLENAQAVLREVWGYDAFRPLQADSIESVLQQKDSLTVLPTGGGKSICFQAPALCVDGMAVVVSPLISLMKDQVDALVSNGVSSAFINSTLSLSEKRDIAEQIDRGEIKLLYVAPEGLLSDRMLDYLKKSNVSFFAIDEAHCISAWGHDFRPEYRGLRILKHEFPHASVHAFTATASGPVRDDIVSQLGLADAKVMVGDFDRPNLTYRMIRANKRLQQVADIVEKHRGESGIVYCISRKEVERTALALEQMNCTALAYHAGMSDRDRKANQDAFIKEKCDVIVATVAFGMGIDKSNVRYVIHSGMPKSIEHYQQESGRAGRDSLESECVLIYSGGDVVTWKRIMEGGDNAHDNSGALRSLEAMNALCTSPVCRHKAIVEYFGQTYTSDNCGACDVCLEEVELVEDPITLSQKILSGVIRTQERFGIAHNAKVLAGSNEKRIRDLGHDQLSTFGLLADEGVAAARLWIDQLIQQGYLLQTGEYQTISLSESGRRLIRRDGNPKLTVPGVSKSSPRRSVSVDSWDGVDRGLFAALRELRSRLASERNVPAYIIFGDATLREFARCRPDSIERVALIKGVGEKKLEDFGLAFLEAINDYCTTANLQRNVSTVVKVEPVQKREVIRPNAFASFEHFRAGASIEEVAEKMGRAKSTVTGYLQSFLQNEKITDSSAWVDEQTKTKILSHLHLLEEGKMKPMYEFFNGEISYESIRIVLTCKRNAES